The DNA sequence AGCCTTGGGCATGACTTCCACAACGATCGTCGACAAAGGGTGATCTCCGCTCCACTCGCGCATCCGGGCCACAGCGATTCTACCGTGGGGCGGAGGCCCCTCGGTCCGCGTCGGCGGTCTGCGCCGCGAAGGCGAGCGCGCGGCCGGCGAGCTCGGCGTGCAGGCGCGCGAACAGGGCGGCGGAGGCTGCGCCCGGCCAGTCGGCGGGGAGGGCGGCGGCGGGGAGGCCGGGGTCGCGGTAGGGGATGACGCGCCACTCGTCGAGGAGGCGGATCCATTCGGCGAAGGCGGCGCGGTCGTCTGCTGGGGGTGCTGCTGACTCGAAGCGGGAGAGGAACGAGTCGTGGAGGGCGCGGATGGTGGGGAGGTCGTACCAGCGGGCCAGGGCGGCGGGCGCAGGGCTGGTGGTCGTGCCGGTGAGCTGCCCGCCGGCCGGCTGCGCGCCGGTGAACAGGTCAGCGCCGAACTCGCGCGCGACCTCCGCGAGCTCGGCCTCCAGCGCGTCGGGCCCGATCCAGAGGCCGTCGGCGACCGTCCCGCAGCCGAGCGCGGCGAGCGTCCTGCGCAGCCGGTGCCGCTGCGAGCGCTGGTGCTCGGGGAACGAGAACGACACCAGGCACCAGGAGGCCGGCGTCGCGCGATCGCCGAAGATGCGCGCGTCCCCGCGCTCCAGCATCGGCAGCGCGGCCGGGTCGAGCGCGTAGCCGGCGACCCCGTCCCGCGGCTCCCGGACCAGGACGCCCCGCGCGCACAGCCGGGCCAGGCTGGAGCGGGCGGTGGCGGCCGG is a window from the Leifsonia shinshuensis genome containing:
- a CDS encoding PaaX family transcriptional regulator — its product is MSGQVEEAARDAGGRVVRDGEAADAPAREDLEARSGSATAMLRTIVGSTLRPLGGWMSAAGAVELMAALGIPAATARSSLARLCARGVLVREPRDGVAGYALDPAALPMLERGDARIFGDRATPASWCLVSFSFPEHQRSQRHRLRRTLAALGCGTVADGLWIGPDALEAELAEVAREFGADLFTGAQPAGGQLTGTTTSPAPAALARWYDLPTIRALHDSFLSRFESAAPPADDRAAFAEWIRLLDEWRVIPYRDPGLPAAALPADWPGAASAALFARLHAELAGRALAFAAQTADADRGASAPR